The following are from one region of the Spirochaetota bacterium genome:
- a CDS encoding STAS domain-containing protein, whose translation MDLKTRKVGNVIVIYLHGKLDVHVSADVEKEINRIIEQEAQSSLLLNLGQVEYMSSSGLRIFVSTMRALKESKRKLVLCNMNNSVKKIFEVVELMDMFEVYETEEEALRHF comes from the coding sequence ATGGATCTTAAAACCAGAAAAGTCGGTAACGTCATCGTAATTTATCTGCACGGGAAACTTGATGTCCATGTGTCCGCCGATGTGGAGAAGGAAATCAACAGGATAATCGAACAGGAAGCGCAGAGCAGCCTGCTCCTCAACCTGGGACAGGTGGAATACATGAGCAGTTCGGGCCTGAGGATCTTCGTTTCCACCATGAGGGCGCTCAAGGAATCGAAGCGCAAGCTTGTGCTCTGCAACATGAACAACTCGGTCAAGAAGATATTCGAGGTCGTGGAACTCATGGATATGTTCGAAGTGTACGAAACGGAGGAAGAAGCGCTCAGGCATTTCTGA
- a CDS encoding tetratricopeptide repeat protein — MILTYVMIFVFFIMLSIFGLYIFSTYVFPRKIEEIAKMIEMGQTKLAIKKLNEILEKDDRNAYAHYLLAEAYIRENNPQFAILEYRQVLKISRFDDKVSEVDVRSKLAKIFRERNAVEDAKNEYLILTKIDPVNYENFYRLGMILFDSGAMDKAAVYFKKSIANNNRHDMSYYYLGQVLYRNASYNEAKQMFLEAIKIDQGNYKAHYFLGLVLRQIGDYEWAIKEFETAQKSEDIKVKCFLAKGTCYHEKELFPKAIIELERGLKFAKRGSDTELNLRYFLASSQEGVRDLQSAIANWEQIASVNKNFRDVQEKLRAYSDFRQDDRVKDFMIAGLAQFEHTCRKMAESLGLTVMDIEIISDSEIDILTTETEGKWRNTRMSNRIVRILRTTETVSDKLLRKLHESMKPRNAARIVVISTGDYSQAAAEFASTRPIDLLGKADIVRLLKSAGA; from the coding sequence ATGATACTGACCTATGTGATGATATTTGTCTTTTTTATAATGCTCAGCATTTTCGGCCTTTACATCTTCAGCACCTACGTTTTCCCCCGCAAAATAGAAGAAATCGCCAAGATGATAGAGATGGGGCAGACGAAACTCGCCATTAAAAAGCTGAACGAGATTCTGGAAAAGGACGATCGCAACGCCTACGCGCATTACCTCCTGGCCGAGGCGTATATCAGGGAAAACAACCCGCAGTTCGCCATCCTTGAATACCGTCAGGTGCTCAAGATCTCGCGCTTTGACGACAAGGTGAGCGAGGTGGACGTGCGCTCGAAGCTCGCCAAAATATTCAGGGAGCGTAACGCCGTCGAGGACGCCAAAAATGAATATCTCATCCTGACAAAGATTGACCCGGTAAACTACGAAAATTTCTATCGGCTCGGCATGATACTTTTCGATTCCGGAGCGATGGACAAGGCGGCCGTGTACTTCAAGAAAAGCATCGCCAACAACAACCGTCACGACATGTCATATTATTACCTGGGACAGGTACTTTACCGCAACGCCTCCTACAACGAGGCCAAACAGATGTTCCTCGAGGCCATTAAAATAGACCAGGGGAACTACAAGGCGCATTATTTTCTCGGCCTGGTTCTCCGGCAGATCGGCGATTACGAGTGGGCGATCAAGGAATTCGAAACCGCCCAGAAGAGCGAGGACATCAAGGTAAAGTGCTTTCTCGCCAAGGGCACCTGCTATCACGAGAAGGAGCTTTTCCCAAAAGCGATAATCGAGTTAGAGAGGGGGCTCAAATTCGCCAAGCGGGGGAGTGATACCGAACTCAACCTGCGCTACTTCCTGGCCTCGTCGCAGGAAGGCGTGCGCGATCTGCAGTCGGCGATCGCCAACTGGGAACAGATCGCCTCGGTGAACAAGAATTTCCGCGACGTGCAGGAAAAGCTGCGCGCCTACTCCGACTTCAGGCAGGACGACCGCGTCAAGGACTTCATGATAGCGGGGCTCGCCCAGTTCGAGCACACCTGCCGAAAGATGGCCGAATCGCTGGGGCTCACCGTTATGGACATAGAGATAATCAGCGATTCGGAGATAGATATTCTCACCACCGAGACCGAAGGCAAATGGCGGAACACCCGCATGAGCAACAGGATCGTGCGCATTCTACGCACGACGGAAACGGTGTCGGACAAACTGCTTAGAAAACTCCACGAGAGTATGAAGCCGCGCAACGCCGCGCGAATCGTCGTCATCAGTACGGGTGATTACTCGCAGGCCGCGGCCGAGTTCGCGAGTACGCGACCGATCGATCTCCTTGGCAAGGCCGACATCGTCCGGCTGTTGAAATCCGCCGGAGCCTGA
- a CDS encoding DUF1015 family protein, producing MAKIREFAGLRPERGLAVQVAELPYDVVSSEEARAIAKNRPHSFFHISKPEIDFPESVSPYDDRVYAKARENFERFIGDGVLRGDDEPGLYLYTLVMGGREQTGVVGCLDIDDYLEDRIKKHELTREDKERDRMRHVDSLSAQTGLVFTFYRENGAGRPLFARALEAAPEVDFTSEDGIRHMLRRVSDGELIASFKELLRSQALYIADGHHRAAAAVKVGLLRRKANPNHTGEEEYNRFLAVVFPHEQLKILPYNRVVRDLNGQSVDEFLERLGQSYSIEDIVSGKPPGPRRICMYLRGRWRLLTPRSRPEGDIVARLDVSVLQKTILEPLLGIGDPRKDMRIDFVGGIRGPAELERLVRDGGFAVAFSLFPTSIEELIAVADNGGLMPPKSTWFEPKLRSGLAIHRIERIPAGQ from the coding sequence ATGGCAAAAATACGGGAATTTGCGGGCCTTCGCCCGGAAAGGGGGCTCGCGGTGCAGGTGGCCGAGCTGCCGTACGACGTGGTTTCATCGGAGGAGGCGCGCGCGATCGCGAAAAACAGGCCGCACAGTTTTTTCCACATTTCAAAGCCCGAAATCGATTTTCCCGAAAGCGTTTCGCCGTACGACGACAGGGTCTACGCGAAGGCCCGGGAGAACTTTGAACGGTTTATCGGCGACGGTGTGCTGCGCGGCGATGACGAGCCGGGCCTGTACCTGTATACTCTCGTCATGGGCGGACGCGAGCAGACGGGCGTCGTCGGCTGCCTGGACATCGACGATTACCTCGAAGACAGGATAAAGAAGCACGAGCTCACCCGCGAGGACAAGGAGCGCGACAGGATGCGCCATGTTGACAGCCTGAGCGCGCAGACGGGACTCGTCTTCACCTTTTACCGCGAGAACGGCGCGGGCCGGCCGCTTTTTGCACGGGCGCTCGAGGCCGCCCCCGAGGTCGATTTTACCTCCGAAGACGGCATACGACACATGCTTCGCCGCGTAAGCGACGGCGAGCTCATCGCTTCGTTTAAAGAGCTTCTGCGTTCGCAAGCGCTGTATATCGCCGACGGCCATCACCGGGCCGCCGCGGCCGTCAAGGTCGGCCTTCTGCGCCGGAAGGCCAATCCGAACCATACCGGCGAGGAGGAATATAACCGCTTTCTCGCCGTCGTCTTTCCCCACGAGCAGTTGAAAATCCTGCCGTATAACAGGGTGGTGCGCGATCTCAACGGCCAGAGCGTCGACGAATTTCTCGAACGGCTCGGCCAAAGCTACTCGATCGAGGATATCGTGTCCGGAAAACCGCCGGGGCCGCGTCGCATCTGCATGTACCTCCGCGGTCGCTGGAGGCTCCTCACCCCCCGCTCACGGCCGGAGGGTGATATTGTCGCGCGGCTCGACGTCTCTGTCTTGCAGAAAACCATACTCGAACCGCTGCTGGGGATCGGCGACCCCAGGAAGGACATGCGCATAGATTTTGTTGGCGGGATTCGGGGGCCCGCCGAGCTCGAAAGGCTGGTGCGGGACGGAGGTTTCGCCGTGGCCTTTTCGCTCTTTCCCACGTCGATAGAGGAGCTCATCGCGGTCGCCGACAACGGGGGTCTCATGCCGCCGAAATCGACATGGTTCGAGCCGAAGCTCCGCAGCGGCCTGGCCATCCACCGGATCGAGCGGATACCCGCCGGGCAGTAA
- a CDS encoding site-2 protease family protein, with protein sequence MEYIGVIFIIGLVILVHEAGHFAAARLSGIPVALFSVGFGPKLVGIRRGETEYRLSAIPLGGYVLPAIGDEKEFFAIPVSSRLVMTLGGPVANLAMTLVLLGILNSATGGFSFTGAFLKPFEQTAVMAMRILDAFGRLFSGGGEISGIVGIVAQGTAFVGGSAFKAAQFAAVLGLNLAIFNLLPLPALDGGKALLYLMEKLHSSAARAHQPLAITGWVLILGLVVYTTWADVVRYAVG encoded by the coding sequence ATGGAGTACATCGGCGTCATCTTCATAATCGGACTCGTAATACTGGTGCACGAGGCGGGGCATTTCGCGGCCGCGCGCCTTTCGGGCATACCGGTCGCGCTTTTCTCGGTCGGTTTCGGGCCGAAGCTCGTCGGGATCAGGCGGGGCGAAACGGAGTACCGGCTGTCGGCCATCCCCCTGGGGGGATATGTGCTCCCGGCGATCGGGGATGAAAAGGAGTTTTTCGCGATCCCCGTTTCCAGCCGCCTCGTTATGACGCTCGGAGGCCCCGTCGCGAACCTGGCGATGACGCTTGTGCTCCTTGGAATCCTTAACTCCGCGACCGGCGGCTTCTCGTTTACGGGCGCGTTTCTGAAGCCTTTCGAACAGACGGCGGTGATGGCCATGCGCATCCTCGATGCGTTCGGCCGGCTCTTCTCCGGCGGCGGCGAGATATCCGGCATAGTGGGTATAGTGGCCCAGGGCACGGCGTTCGTAGGCGGAAGCGCCTTCAAGGCCGCGCAGTTCGCGGCGGTGCTCGGCCTCAACCTGGCAATATTCAACCTGCTGCCGCTGCCCGCCCTGGACGGGGGAAAGGCGCTCCTCTACCTTATGGAAAAGCTCCATTCTTCGGCGGCGAGAGCCCACCAGCCGCTTGCGATCACCGGCTGGGTGCTCATTCTGGGGCTTGTGGTGTATACAACCTGGGCCGACGTGGTGCGCTACGCGGTCGGTTGA
- the greA gene encoding transcription elongation factor GreA: MSDDIELKKRKMREELEQLKYEFKVELPRKIAEARAYGDLKENAEYHAAKERQSFLNALITRISSQLSQLSNLSVSDIAKDRIGFGSTVTVFDLESEETMEFTFVSPNEVKPAEGKISLSSPVGMALQNKCAGEEVEISIPAGKKRYRIERFTTMHGESFE, translated from the coding sequence ATGAGTGATGACATCGAACTGAAAAAGCGGAAAATGCGCGAGGAGCTCGAACAGCTCAAGTACGAATTCAAGGTCGAGCTTCCCAGGAAGATCGCGGAAGCGCGCGCCTACGGCGATCTCAAGGAGAACGCCGAATACCATGCCGCCAAAGAGCGACAGTCCTTTCTCAACGCCCTCATCACCCGGATCAGCAGTCAGCTCAGCCAGCTCAGCAACCTCAGCGTGTCCGACATCGCGAAAGACCGCATCGGGTTCGGCTCTACGGTCACCGTTTTCGACCTGGAATCCGAAGAAACAATGGAATTCACCTTCGTATCCCCGAACGAGGTGAAACCGGCCGAGGGTAAGATATCGCTTTCATCGCCCGTCGGTATGGCGCTGCAGAACAAGTGCGCGGGCGAAGAGGTGGAAATCAGCATTCCCGCGGGAAAGAAGCGCTACCGGATAGAACGCTTTACCACCATGCACGGAGAATCCTTCGAGTAG
- a CDS encoding SoxR reducing system RseC family protein yields the protein MECGIIVEIKGTMALVEASAGEACASCSSRGSCSLLGAESKRRLWIENRAGGRMGDMVEFAIAPRAVVQMSLLLYAFPVAALIIGTAAGMAGAPRMGMDADLAAALFGAGAFVLSFGIIKTLSSVLAGRKSFQPVMIRVLEEDGASE from the coding sequence GTGGAATGCGGAATCATCGTCGAGATTAAGGGAACGATGGCGCTCGTGGAGGCGTCGGCGGGCGAGGCATGCGCATCGTGCTCGTCGCGCGGTTCGTGTTCGCTGTTGGGCGCGGAATCGAAGCGGCGGCTGTGGATCGAAAACCGTGCCGGTGGCCGGATGGGCGATATGGTCGAGTTCGCGATCGCACCGCGCGCCGTCGTACAGATGAGCCTGCTTCTGTACGCGTTTCCGGTGGCCGCGCTCATCATCGGGACGGCCGCTGGAATGGCGGGTGCGCCGCGCATGGGAATGGACGCCGATCTCGCCGCCGCGCTCTTCGGGGCGGGGGCGTTCGTCCTCTCGTTCGGAATCATAAAAACGCTTTCGTCCGTTCTGGCCGGCAGGAAGTCGTTTCAACCGGTAATGATTCGCGTGCTGGAGGAGGACGGGGCGAGCGAATGA
- a CDS encoding ABC transporter ATP-binding protein, translating to MMSDLRLKGVAKLFGDKVVLAPMNIVVTDGSFVSLLGPSGCGKTTLLRLIAGLETPSAGEILLGDTVLYGPGVNIPPEKRRFGMVFQSYAVWPHMTVFENVEYPLKVRGMDRKERAAGVMKTLDLLHMDELAGRYPHQLSGGQQQRTALARGLVMEPPVLLLDEPLSNLDARLRAEMRREIRDLHRALGITILYVTHDQREAFEMATKIVIINDGRIEQEGTSEEIRNDPAPGFVSEFLSHA from the coding sequence ATGATGAGCGACCTTCGCCTCAAAGGTGTCGCAAAGCTCTTCGGCGACAAGGTCGTGCTCGCGCCGATGAATATCGTGGTGACGGACGGCTCGTTCGTTTCGCTCCTGGGGCCCAGCGGCTGCGGCAAGACCACCCTGCTTCGCCTCATCGCAGGGCTCGAAACGCCCTCGGCGGGCGAGATCTTGCTGGGCGACACCGTGTTGTACGGGCCGGGCGTCAACATCCCGCCCGAAAAACGCCGCTTCGGCATGGTCTTTCAATCGTATGCCGTCTGGCCGCACATGACCGTTTTTGAGAACGTCGAGTATCCGCTTAAAGTCCGCGGTATGGACCGGAAAGAACGCGCGGCGGGGGTGATGAAGACGCTCGACCTGTTGCATATGGACGAACTCGCGGGCCGTTATCCGCACCAGCTTTCCGGCGGGCAGCAGCAACGCACGGCGCTCGCGCGCGGGCTCGTGATGGAGCCGCCGGTGCTCCTACTCGACGAACCGCTCTCGAACCTGGACGCGCGTCTGCGCGCCGAGATGCGCCGCGAGATCCGCGACCTGCACCGGGCGCTCGGTATCACCATCCTCTACGTAACGCACGACCAGCGCGAGGCCTTTGAAATGGCGACGAAAATCGTTATCATTAATGATGGCAGGATAGAGCAGGAGGGGACCTCCGAGGAGATTCGGAACGATCCGGCCCCCGGGTTTGTGAGCGAGTTCCTGTCGCACGCCTGA
- a CDS encoding iron ABC transporter permease has translation MFADGISNAAVIEALLRSLSLSIAVALISGAAGCLVAWLVTRSDIGGGRALSGLFSIPYAIPAYLLGMAWIVLGNPAVGAVRGIFPESGVYGFHGMVLVESTVAFAFPYLELKAGFERMDPSLEEAARMSGARPWRVFRDVSFPLLWPPLVNGMCLSFLYTLSSFGVPAMLGMPVRQFVLTTLIYSQFKLGGMAGIAAGLRLSLILLAMAMLVLALSNRLVGLQRRRGGAITGSRVSRPALVHLGRGRVPVSAAVWAVFAAAVVLPWGALAFSALAPVAGNYSPSEWTLRNLEYVLALPEFSEALVNSLALSLSVATLVVALGFLLAFAAVRRGSRAAQWIIEAMGVPFSTPGTVIAILLIFVSTWAAAAMGRFGLSFDSPLFWMALAYALKYCAVSARMLAAAYRQVHPSLEEAAVVSGATTLILLRTIWLPLLSRTVLAAWFLTALPMFTELTMSVLLTGPGGATMGTVLFQLQEYADQPSAAALAWILLSAALMGAFFMRGRRAGEILEGR, from the coding sequence ATGTTCGCCGACGGGATATCCAACGCGGCGGTAATCGAGGCGCTCCTGCGCTCGCTCTCGCTCAGCATTGCGGTCGCCCTCATCTCGGGCGCCGCCGGCTGCCTGGTGGCGTGGCTCGTCACGCGCTCGGACATAGGCGGGGGCAGGGCGCTTTCCGGCCTTTTCTCGATTCCGTACGCCATCCCGGCATACCTGCTGGGAATGGCCTGGATCGTGCTCGGCAATCCCGCCGTCGGCGCCGTCAGGGGAATATTTCCGGAAAGCGGCGTGTACGGGTTCCACGGGATGGTGCTGGTGGAGAGCACCGTCGCTTTCGCCTTCCCGTATCTGGAACTCAAGGCAGGGTTTGAGCGGATGGACCCCTCGCTCGAGGAGGCCGCGCGTATGAGCGGTGCAAGGCCCTGGCGCGTCTTTCGCGATGTCAGCTTTCCGTTGTTGTGGCCGCCGCTGGTCAACGGGATGTGCCTTTCATTTCTCTATACGCTTTCCTCGTTCGGCGTGCCCGCCATGCTCGGCATGCCGGTGCGGCAGTTCGTGCTCACCACGCTCATCTATTCCCAGTTCAAACTGGGCGGGATGGCGGGTATCGCCGCCGGACTCAGGCTCTCGCTCATCCTCCTCGCAATGGCGATGCTGGTCCTGGCGCTCTCCAACCGTCTCGTCGGCCTGCAGCGACGCCGCGGGGGCGCGATCACGGGCTCGCGCGTTTCGCGTCCGGCCCTGGTGCATCTGGGCAGGGGGCGCGTCCCCGTCAGCGCGGCAGTCTGGGCGGTATTCGCCGCGGCCGTGGTGCTTCCCTGGGGCGCGCTCGCCTTTTCGGCGCTGGCTCCCGTTGCGGGGAATTACTCCCCCTCCGAATGGACTTTAAGAAACCTGGAATACGTTTTGGCGCTCCCCGAATTCAGCGAGGCGCTTGTCAATTCGCTCGCGCTGTCGCTGTCGGTCGCGACGCTTGTGGTCGCTTTGGGGTTCCTGCTGGCCTTCGCGGCGGTGCGCCGGGGAAGCCGCGCGGCGCAGTGGATCATCGAAGCCATGGGAGTCCCGTTCTCGACGCCGGGGACCGTGATCGCGATTCTTTTGATTTTCGTTTCGACCTGGGCAGCGGCGGCGATGGGGCGCTTTGGCCTTTCGTTCGACTCGCCGCTCTTCTGGATGGCGCTCGCCTACGCCCTCAAGTACTGCGCGGTGAGCGCGCGCATGCTCGCCGCAGCCTACCGCCAGGTGCACCCCTCGCTCGAGGAGGCGGCCGTGGTGAGCGGCGCGACGACATTGATATTGCTTCGCACCATCTGGCTTCCACTTCTTTCACGGACCGTGCTTGCCGCCTGGTTTCTCACCGCGCTTCCCATGTTCACGGAGCTCACCATGAGTGTGCTCCTCACGGGCCCCGGCGGTGCGACAATGGGCACCGTGCTCTTCCAGCTTCAAGAGTACGCCGACCAGCCGTCGGCCGCGGCGCTTGCGTGGATATTGCTCAGCGCGGCGCTCATGGGGGCGTTCTTCATGCGGGGCCGCAGGGCCGGGGAAATTCTGGAGGGTAGATGA
- a CDS encoding ABC transporter substrate-binding protein: MTGMKICNCFILVLSLLLSLSSCSGKKRIWIYTSIYKEVIETMREPLQKALPADVEVMWFQSGSENIASKVNAELAAGATRADLILTSDPFWYYELKQEGKLLPYKSPAAKDIPAIYVDPDGAFAGVRLPVMVIGYNSRYFTNEADLPKSWKDLADPRYKRLISMPNPLESGSSFTAVALLQKKYGWDYFDKLRNNDIIAAGGNSSVITRIETRERPLGIVLLENVLKAWDKGSPVRPVYPADGTIPIQSPIAILRDSRNPEAARLAYDWFYTKEAQDAIVRGSMYSLFESAPSPEHARSYAELKSTMMPWSADILALMYADRAAIKSKFSETVLR; this comes from the coding sequence ATGACAGGCATGAAAATTTGTAACTGTTTTATTCTTGTTTTATCGTTATTGCTGTCGCTGTCGTCATGTTCCGGGAAAAAGAGGATATGGATTTACACCAGCATATACAAGGAAGTCATCGAGACGATGCGCGAACCGCTCCAGAAGGCGCTTCCCGCGGACGTGGAGGTGATGTGGTTCCAGAGCGGGAGCGAGAACATCGCCAGCAAGGTGAACGCGGAGCTCGCCGCGGGCGCGACGCGGGCGGACCTCATCCTCACCAGCGATCCATTCTGGTATTACGAGCTGAAACAGGAGGGGAAACTCCTCCCTTATAAAAGCCCGGCCGCGAAGGACATACCGGCGATCTACGTCGATCCCGACGGGGCGTTCGCCGGGGTCAGGCTTCCGGTGATGGTGATCGGGTATAACTCGCGGTATTTCACGAACGAAGCCGACCTGCCGAAAAGCTGGAAAGACCTCGCCGATCCCCGGTATAAACGGCTGATCTCGATGCCCAACCCGCTCGAGTCCGGCTCGAGCTTCACCGCGGTAGCGCTTTTGCAAAAAAAATACGGCTGGGACTATTTCGACAAGCTCCGGAACAACGACATCATCGCGGCGGGGGGCAACAGCTCCGTCATCACCCGAATCGAGACGAGGGAGAGGCCGCTCGGGATCGTGCTCCTCGAAAACGTGCTCAAGGCGTGGGACAAGGGCTCGCCGGTTAGGCCCGTGTATCCGGCCGACGGCACCATACCGATACAGAGCCCCATCGCGATCCTCCGCGACTCGCGCAATCCCGAAGCGGCCAGACTGGCCTACGACTGGTTCTACACGAAAGAAGCCCAGGATGCGATAGTACGCGGTTCAATGTATTCGCTATTCGAGTCCGCGCCGTCACCCGAACACGCGCGGTCCTATGCGGAGCTCAAATCGACCATGATGCCCTGGTCGGCGGATATACTCGCGCTGATGTACGCCGACCGCGCCGCGATCAAATCGAAATTTTCCGAGACCGTTCTCCGCTGA
- a CDS encoding HEPN domain-containing protein, with translation MNERIKELSKYRIEKAREDLKASKILYEAGSYAQSLNRSYYADFHAIRAITAFDKFDSKNTPVLSLFSIAVM, from the coding sequence ATGAACGAAAGAATCAAAGAGCTCTCTAAATACCGGATAGAGAAGGCACGGGAAGACCTGAAAGCCTCGAAAATTCTATATGAAGCCGGCAGTTATGCTCAATCGCTGAATCGTTCATATTACGCCGACTTCCACGCGATACGCGCCATTACGGCGTTTGATAAATTTGATTCGAAAAACACTCCGGTATTATCGCTTTTTTCAATTGCAGTTATGTAA
- a CDS encoding nucleotidyltransferase domain-containing protein produces MKRSEVEKNSKVRDLLDDITEKLRTIYGGSLHSVIVYGSYARGGQSDESDIDIMVLLNADEDTIKLKNIFLMETVATLSLEHGIIVSIIEQSYEKYMQYIEYVPFYSNVNREGMNIYERKNQRAL; encoded by the coding sequence ATGAAACGCTCCGAGGTTGAAAAAAACTCAAAGGTCAGAGACCTGTTGGATGATATCACAGAGAAGCTGAGGACAATATATGGCGGATCCCTGCATTCGGTAATAGTCTATGGATCATATGCGCGGGGTGGTCAAAGCGATGAATCAGATATAGATATTATGGTACTTTTAAATGCCGATGAAGATACAATTAAGCTTAAAAATATTTTTCTTATGGAAACCGTGGCCACTCTTTCACTTGAACATGGAATAATTGTTTCTATCATCGAACAATCATATGAAAAATATATGCAATATATTGAGTATGTTCCCTTTTACTCCAATGTTAACAGGGAAGGGATGAATATATATGAACGAAAGAATCAAAGAGCTCTCTAA
- the recD gene encoding exodeoxyribonuclease V subunit alpha → MTARDDVFSAYDNAFAGLMCRLAGGDGGVLALAARLASNRTAAGDVCLDIVAAAEGGLPEYPPGLLPDNAGRWIEALRKSPVVGAPGDYRPLILDAKGRLYLHRYWKYENILAGAIARMNSRVRNDYDSALLGEGLDRMFGRAAMGAPDLQRLAAAVAVLKSFVVVSGGPGTGKTSTVVRILALLAEQAIASGRRMRAALAAPTGKAAVRLQEAVRGAVDALPCGPAVKQCVPTEALTLHRLLKSLPGTPYFRHNAENPLPYDVVVVDESSMADLPLMAKLADALPADARLILLGDRDQLSSVEAGAVLGDICNTGAEHYFSERFAAGVAGLTGGAPPASRAGVPPVADSIVVLKKSYRFDETGGIGALARAVREGNSGEALRILRSGADGVSLRENVNTETLARVLRESVLEGLTAVASGRRPLEVFPRMSELALLCAVRRGVLGVEGLNDSAERMLRDGGIVDPRQRWYAGRPVMVTRNDYSLGLYNGDIGVILDGAEGLRAWFSSRDGGARSFMPRLLPEHETVYAMTVHKSQGSEFDRVVLVMPEKTSPVLTRELVYTGVTRARRSVEIWSPADVLAPAIETPVRRTSGLRDALWGN, encoded by the coding sequence ATGACTGCGCGGGACGACGTATTCAGCGCGTACGACAACGCCTTCGCCGGTCTCATGTGTCGCCTGGCCGGCGGTGACGGCGGAGTGCTCGCCCTGGCGGCCCGCCTGGCGAGCAACCGGACGGCCGCCGGCGACGTGTGCCTGGATATCGTCGCCGCCGCGGAGGGGGGCCTTCCGGAATACCCGCCCGGGCTTCTTCCGGACAATGCCGGGCGCTGGATCGAAGCGCTCCGCAAATCCCCCGTGGTCGGCGCGCCCGGCGACTACCGTCCGCTCATTCTCGACGCGAAGGGACGGCTCTACCTTCATCGTTACTGGAAATACGAGAATATCCTGGCCGGGGCGATCGCGCGAATGAACTCCCGCGTGCGCAACGACTATGATTCCGCGCTTCTCGGCGAAGGGCTCGACCGGATGTTCGGCCGGGCCGCCATGGGCGCACCCGACCTGCAGCGCCTCGCGGCCGCCGTCGCCGTGCTGAAGTCCTTCGTCGTGGTTTCGGGCGGTCCGGGGACCGGCAAAACGTCCACGGTCGTGCGCATACTCGCGCTTCTGGCGGAGCAGGCCATCGCATCGGGGCGGCGCATGCGCGCGGCGCTCGCCGCTCCGACCGGCAAGGCGGCGGTGCGGCTGCAGGAGGCCGTGCGGGGGGCCGTGGACGCCCTTCCGTGCGGTCCCGCCGTGAAACAGTGCGTTCCGACCGAGGCGCTAACGCTGCACCGACTCCTCAAAAGCCTTCCGGGCACGCCCTATTTCAGGCACAATGCCGAAAATCCGCTTCCGTACGACGTCGTCGTGGTGGACGAGTCGTCCATGGCCGACCTGCCGCTCATGGCGAAGCTTGCGGACGCCCTGCCTGCGGACGCGCGACTCATTCTGCTCGGAGACCGCGATCAGCTTTCGTCCGTGGAGGCGGGGGCCGTGCTGGGCGATATATGCAACACCGGCGCCGAGCATTATTTCTCGGAGCGCTTCGCGGCCGGGGTGGCCGGCCTGACGGGAGGTGCTCCGCCCGCTTCACGCGCGGGCGTACCGCCGGTCGCCGATTCGATCGTGGTATTGAAGAAGAGCTACCGCTTCGACGAAACGGGAGGCATCGGCGCCCTCGCCAGGGCGGTGCGCGAGGGGAACTCCGGGGAAGCCCTTCGAATACTGCGCTCGGGCGCTGACGGTGTCAGCCTGCGGGAGAACGTGAATACCGAGACACTGGCCCGCGTGCTTCGCGAATCCGTGCTGGAGGGCCTGACGGCTGTCGCCTCGGGTCGCAGGCCGCTGGAAGTGTTTCCGCGCATGAGCGAACTGGCCCTGCTCTGCGCCGTGCGCCGCGGCGTGCTCGGCGTGGAGGGGCTGAACGATTCCGCCGAGAGGATGCTTCGCGACGGGGGGATCGTTGACCCGCGGCAGCGCTGGTATGCCGGACGCCCCGTGATGGTAACGCGAAACGATTATTCCCTGGGGCTCTATAACGGCGACATCGGCGTCATACTCGACGGGGCCGAAGGGCTCCGCGCGTGGTTTTCATCCCGGGATGGCGGCGCTCGATCGTTCATGCCGCGCCTTCTTCCGGAACACGAGACCGTCTACGCCATGACGGTCCACAAAAGCCAGGGCTCCGAATTCGACCGTGTGGTGCTGGTCATGCCGGAGAAGACCTCGCCGGTGCTCACCAGGGAGCTGGTGTACACTGGAGTGACCAGGGCGCGTCGATCGGTCGAAATATGGTCGCCGGCTGATGTGCTGGCCCCGGCGATTGAGACCCCGGTGAGGCGGACCTCGGGACTGCGCGATGCACTGTGGGGGAATTAG